A genomic segment from Janibacter sp. DB-40 encodes:
- a CDS encoding DEAD/DEAH box helicase family protein, with protein sequence MSNTTEAAFEGNIETHLTTNGWGTIPPSLYDRDLGLFPDEVIAFVQESQPKAWNMLVTRHGGESTARQRLVKVVADAINHRGTISVLRGKVKDSGVTLRMCWFRPANTLTPELQQQYEANRCTVVRQLHHSESHPADSLDLVLVVNGVPVATAELKNPLTGQGLAQAMHQYRTDRNPHDRIFAKRTLVHFAVDPHQVAMTTKLAGEATRFLPFNQGTAGPGLPGAAGNPPSEGYQSAYLWEQVWDKDAWLELLQLFIHAENGRVLFPRFHQWHAVRSILAATYADGPGVDRLIQHSAGSGKSNTIAWTAHSLSRLHDPGDQPIFDKVIVITDRRVLDRQLQDTIAGLDHTPGTIVRIDQKSDQLKDALSGHGARIIITTLQKFPVVAKLAAEEAAEGEAKGIAGRRFAVIVDEAHSSTTGDSMKKLKNVLATGDDALAEAEAAEAEVEAGEAPDDALLESARNRGKQSNLSYFAFTATPKPKTLETFGQTNADGVKVPFHTYSMRQAIDEGFILDVLENYTTYSTYYKLATATPREDPEIDSAKGRAALARFASLHPYMMEAKAEVIVEHFRQKAAHKIDGQARAMVVTRSRLHAVRTKEAIDKYIQGKGYDTGAHPLRALVAFSGTVTDPDAPEVAYTEAMLNGFPETQLPKRFEEDYQVLVVAEKYQTGFDQPLLHTMYVDKKLAGVKAVQTLSRLNRTHPGKEDTFVLDFANTAEEIQEAFEPFYEQSLAQPTDPNLLYAMEHDLMSAGVLSLDEMDAATTALLSDEPKQQPTIYSNVSTAVGRFISLDEDAQESFRGTLTRFVRAYAFVAQVMPWADASLERLFLYGKLLLTELPAAESDPMPQLSKSVQLTHLRLSVTSEEEAIALEGADEAGVALPGEGKGSATEPMLDKLSALIAVMNEKYGADLGEADKIWFDQQWTVVMEDDEMQAVALYNDRSQFELVLEEKIKGLLLQRHDKNGDLLFNQFFANLDFKQMLLGYLGGTYDEFRGRAG encoded by the coding sequence GTGAGCAACACGACCGAAGCGGCCTTCGAGGGCAACATCGAGACCCACCTAACGACGAATGGGTGGGGGACGATTCCCCCTTCGTTATATGACCGGGATCTGGGGCTGTTCCCGGACGAGGTCATCGCCTTCGTCCAGGAGTCCCAACCGAAGGCGTGGAACATGCTCGTAACCCGCCACGGCGGGGAATCGACGGCGCGCCAACGGCTCGTCAAGGTCGTCGCGGACGCAATAAACCACCGGGGCACGATCAGCGTGCTTCGTGGGAAGGTCAAGGACTCGGGCGTCACACTGCGAATGTGCTGGTTCAGGCCGGCCAACACCCTGACCCCCGAACTTCAACAGCAGTACGAGGCGAACCGGTGCACGGTGGTGAGGCAGCTACACCATTCGGAGTCCCACCCGGCGGACTCGTTGGATCTGGTGCTGGTGGTCAACGGGGTGCCGGTGGCCACGGCGGAGCTGAAGAACCCGCTGACCGGGCAAGGGCTGGCGCAAGCGATGCACCAATACCGCACCGACCGGAACCCGCATGATCGGATCTTCGCCAAGCGCACGCTGGTGCACTTCGCGGTCGACCCGCACCAGGTCGCGATGACCACCAAGCTCGCGGGCGAAGCAACACGCTTCCTGCCGTTCAACCAAGGCACCGCCGGTCCGGGCCTTCCCGGTGCAGCGGGCAACCCACCGAGCGAGGGCTACCAGTCCGCCTACCTGTGGGAGCAGGTCTGGGACAAGGACGCGTGGCTGGAGCTGCTGCAGCTCTTCATCCACGCCGAGAACGGACGAGTGCTCTTCCCCCGGTTCCACCAGTGGCACGCGGTCCGCTCGATCCTGGCCGCGACGTACGCGGACGGTCCTGGCGTGGACCGGCTGATCCAGCACTCGGCAGGGTCGGGCAAGTCCAACACCATCGCTTGGACCGCGCACTCCCTCTCCCGGCTGCACGACCCCGGAGACCAGCCGATCTTCGACAAGGTCATCGTCATCACCGACCGCCGCGTCCTCGACCGGCAACTGCAGGACACCATCGCGGGCTTGGATCACACACCGGGCACGATCGTGCGCATAGACCAGAAATCCGACCAGCTCAAGGACGCCCTGTCCGGGCACGGGGCGCGCATCATCATCACGACGCTGCAGAAGTTCCCCGTCGTCGCGAAGCTTGCCGCCGAGGAGGCCGCTGAGGGTGAAGCCAAGGGCATCGCGGGACGACGCTTCGCGGTCATCGTCGACGAGGCCCACTCCTCCACCACTGGCGACTCGATGAAGAAGCTGAAGAATGTGCTCGCCACCGGGGACGACGCCTTGGCTGAAGCCGAAGCCGCTGAGGCGGAGGTCGAGGCCGGGGAGGCGCCAGATGATGCGTTGCTGGAGTCGGCGCGCAACCGGGGGAAGCAGTCGAACCTGTCCTACTTCGCCTTCACCGCTACGCCGAAACCGAAGACCCTGGAGACCTTCGGGCAGACCAACGCCGATGGGGTGAAGGTCCCGTTCCACACGTACTCGATGCGGCAGGCGATCGATGAGGGGTTCATCCTCGACGTGCTGGAGAACTACACGACCTACTCGACGTACTACAAGCTCGCGACGGCCACGCCGCGGGAGGACCCGGAAATCGACTCGGCCAAGGGCCGGGCGGCGTTGGCGCGGTTCGCCTCGCTGCACCCATACATGATGGAGGCCAAGGCCGAGGTAATCGTCGAGCACTTCCGGCAAAAGGCCGCGCACAAGATCGACGGCCAGGCCCGGGCCATGGTCGTCACCCGCTCCCGGCTGCACGCGGTGCGCACCAAGGAAGCCATCGACAAGTACATCCAGGGCAAGGGTTACGACACGGGCGCTCACCCCCTTCGCGCCCTGGTCGCCTTTAGCGGGACGGTCACCGACCCGGACGCTCCAGAGGTCGCCTACACCGAGGCGATGCTCAACGGGTTCCCCGAGACTCAGCTGCCCAAGCGCTTCGAAGAGGACTACCAAGTCCTCGTCGTCGCGGAGAAGTACCAGACCGGCTTCGACCAGCCGCTGCTGCACACGATGTACGTGGACAAGAAGCTCGCCGGGGTCAAGGCAGTGCAGACCCTCTCCAGGCTCAACCGCACGCACCCGGGCAAGGAGGACACCTTCGTCCTGGACTTCGCCAACACCGCCGAGGAGATCCAAGAGGCCTTCGAGCCGTTCTACGAGCAGTCCCTGGCCCAGCCGACAGACCCGAACCTCCTCTACGCGATGGAGCACGATCTGATGTCCGCGGGCGTGTTGTCGCTGGACGAGATGGACGCGGCCACCACCGCGCTGCTGTCGGACGAACCGAAGCAGCAGCCGACCATCTACAGCAATGTCAGCACCGCGGTCGGACGGTTCATCAGTCTTGATGAGGACGCGCAGGAGTCCTTCCGGGGGACGTTGACGCGCTTCGTGCGGGCGTACGCCTTCGTCGCGCAGGTCATGCCGTGGGCAGATGCATCGCTGGAGCGGCTCTTCCTCTACGGCAAGCTGCTGCTCACTGAGCTGCCTGCTGCTGAGTCGGACCCGATGCCGCAGCTGAGCAAGAGCGTCCAGCTGACCCACCTGCGCTTGTCGGTGACCAGCGAAGAAGAAGCCATAGCCCTCGAGGGCGCCGACGAGGCAGGCGTGGCATTGCCAGGCGAGGGCAAGGGCTCGGCGACTGAGCCGATGCTCGACAAGCTCTCCGCGCTCATCGCCGTGATGAACGAGAAGTACGGCGCCGACCTCGGCGAGGCCGACAAGATCTGGTTCGACCAGCAGTGGACCGTCGTCATGGAAGACGACGAGATGCAGGCCGTCGCCCTATACAACGACCGCTCCCAGTTCGAACTCGTCCTCGAGGAGAAGATCAAGGGTCTCCTGCTACAACGCCACGACAAGAACGGCGACCTGCTGTTCAACCAGTTCTTCGCCAACCTTGACTTCAAGCAGATGCTGCTCGGGTATCTCGGGGGCACCTACGACGAGTTCAGAGGACGGGCCGGCTGA
- a CDS encoding restriction endonuclease subunit S, whose protein sequence is MRTVPLRHLADLNPSTPEFDRIPAGEPVTFLPLETVWSDSRADHDRLVPKSDVATGYTRFRIGDVVCPKVTPTFQAGRSMVTRSVGAGTTELHILRPREGVDARWLCYAVRSKHFLDEGVTAFQGVAGLQRVPPEFVNSFRVADYAPEEQRRIADFLDDQVSRIDRIIAARREQMDIAADVLKAKVSAACAEGDLVPMRRLVSNVQTGGTPGEEADSAEGLPWYSPASFEGDLQIGAPVRRIRSSMGVRFEAESVLLVAIGATAGKVAWLDHEASGNQQLTYIKTRPELMKGRFLLHQLNARSDELRQSAPASTLPILNNESVRSFAAWAPEMDTQVQLVAEWDHLLSHGTAGSIHLGASIDLLSEYKSSLITAAVSGELDASTAGSNIPG, encoded by the coding sequence GTGAGGACCGTCCCGCTGCGCCATCTAGCTGATCTGAACCCGAGCACGCCAGAGTTTGATCGCATCCCGGCTGGCGAGCCGGTGACATTTCTGCCGCTCGAAACGGTTTGGAGTGACTCCCGGGCAGACCACGATCGATTGGTGCCAAAGTCGGACGTGGCGACCGGCTACACGCGCTTCCGAATTGGGGACGTTGTGTGCCCCAAGGTAACGCCCACCTTCCAGGCTGGCCGTTCGATGGTGACCCGATCGGTTGGTGCAGGAACGACAGAGCTTCACATCCTGCGTCCACGCGAAGGTGTCGATGCTCGGTGGCTCTGCTACGCCGTGCGCAGCAAGCACTTCCTCGACGAGGGTGTGACCGCATTCCAAGGGGTTGCTGGCCTTCAGCGTGTGCCCCCAGAGTTCGTCAATAGCTTTCGAGTTGCCGACTACGCACCCGAGGAGCAGCGGCGGATCGCGGACTTCCTCGACGACCAGGTCTCCCGGATCGATCGAATCATCGCCGCCCGCCGCGAGCAGATGGACATAGCAGCAGACGTCTTGAAGGCGAAGGTGTCAGCGGCTTGCGCCGAAGGGGATCTCGTGCCAATGCGTCGACTGGTAAGCAATGTCCAAACAGGTGGGACCCCGGGCGAGGAGGCAGACTCTGCCGAGGGGCTTCCTTGGTACTCGCCTGCGTCCTTCGAGGGAGACCTCCAAATCGGTGCACCAGTGCGCCGTATACGTTCAAGTATGGGCGTGCGATTTGAAGCGGAAAGCGTGCTGCTCGTTGCTATTGGTGCTACCGCCGGCAAAGTCGCTTGGCTCGACCATGAGGCCTCTGGCAATCAGCAACTCACCTACATCAAGACTCGTCCAGAACTGATGAAGGGCCGGTTCCTCCTACATCAGTTGAATGCCCGCAGCGACGAGTTGCGTCAGTCTGCTCCCGCCTCCACGTTGCCGATCCTCAATAACGAGTCCGTACGTTCCTTCGCCGCTTGGGCGCCAGAGATGGACACGCAGGTCCAACTTGTTGCCGAATGGGATCACCTGTTGAGCCACGGTACTGCTGGTTCCATACATCTGGGCGCCTCGATTGATCTGCTGAGCGAGTACAAGTCGTCATTGATCACGGCAGCGGTTTCGGGTGAGTTGGACGCGTCGACTGCTGGATCGAACATCCCGGGGTGA
- a CDS encoding class I SAM-dependent DNA methyltransferase, with protein sequence MAPVGFADKVAFVWKVADKLRGTFKQHEYGSVMLPLLVLRRMDAVLAPTKEAVLDQAVQLGALQADRKSTGKAVDEGMDYVLKHVAGQRFYSLSPLTFTSMLQSDKELAEQLASYIRRLSADAYGVIEAYNFDAKIARMDRAGILYPVLADFADLDLRPAAVSNEAMGYIFEELLRKFSEMSNETAGEHYTPREVIDLMVHLLLHGKTSQELSANPKPVRTAYDPAAGTAGMLMGAAHGITQANPAARVQVYGQELNPETWAIAQSDLMMQDTDPGQMAFGNSLTQDAFPGERFDFILANPPYGVDWKSYAKPIKDEHDNQGFHGRFGAGLPRVSDGSLLFLQHMLAKMKPSGSRVGIVLSGSPLFSGAAGSGESEIRRWILEQDYLEGIVALPDSMFYNTGISTYVWILTNDKDEGDRGLVRLVDGREMGTKMRKSLGDKRKELTPDAIAELTRLYGGARDEFADDARVRVLAREEFGFQRVTVERPLRRRWEVTPEAVASEPFARFADLVGRRFETEKALLAEVTELSTKDKKAFAKACAIADPDAPVIEKKGKPEPDPDLRDQENVPLPEGFFDLDEASRLAVMEKEAERHLTDEIHLYVPDAWIDHTKTKVGVEIPFTRQFYLYQPPRPVKEIAAEIKELETQIQSWMKGLGL encoded by the coding sequence ATGGCGCCGGTGGGGTTCGCGGACAAGGTCGCGTTCGTGTGGAAGGTCGCCGACAAGCTGCGGGGGACGTTCAAGCAGCACGAGTACGGGTCGGTGATGCTACCCCTGCTGGTGCTGCGGCGCATGGATGCGGTGCTCGCACCGACCAAGGAGGCCGTGCTCGACCAGGCCGTACAGCTCGGCGCCCTGCAGGCTGACCGCAAGTCCACCGGTAAGGCCGTGGATGAGGGCATGGACTACGTGCTCAAGCACGTCGCGGGGCAACGCTTCTACAGTCTGTCGCCGTTGACGTTCACGAGCATGCTGCAGAGCGACAAGGAGCTCGCGGAGCAGCTGGCCAGCTACATCCGCCGCTTGTCGGCGGATGCCTACGGCGTGATCGAGGCCTACAACTTCGACGCGAAGATCGCGCGAATGGACCGGGCAGGGATCCTCTACCCGGTGCTAGCCGATTTCGCCGACCTCGATCTGCGCCCGGCCGCGGTGAGCAACGAGGCGATGGGTTACATCTTCGAGGAACTGCTGCGGAAGTTCTCCGAGATGTCCAACGAGACCGCGGGTGAGCACTACACCCCGCGGGAAGTCATCGACCTCATGGTCCACCTGCTTCTCCACGGCAAGACCTCGCAGGAGCTCTCCGCCAACCCCAAGCCGGTGCGCACGGCCTACGACCCCGCCGCAGGCACAGCCGGGATGCTCATGGGCGCCGCGCACGGCATCACCCAGGCCAACCCAGCGGCGCGGGTACAGGTGTACGGACAGGAGCTGAACCCGGAGACATGGGCGATCGCGCAGTCGGACCTGATGATGCAGGACACCGACCCCGGCCAGATGGCCTTCGGCAACTCCCTGACCCAAGATGCCTTCCCCGGCGAGCGGTTCGACTTCATCCTGGCCAACCCGCCGTACGGGGTGGACTGGAAGTCCTACGCCAAGCCGATCAAGGACGAGCACGACAACCAGGGCTTCCACGGGCGCTTCGGCGCTGGCCTGCCCCGGGTCTCGGACGGGTCACTGCTCTTCCTGCAGCACATGCTCGCCAAGATGAAGCCGTCCGGCTCCCGCGTCGGGATCGTGCTGTCAGGTTCTCCGCTCTTCTCCGGGGCGGCCGGCTCGGGCGAGTCGGAAATCCGCCGATGGATCCTCGAGCAGGACTACCTCGAAGGCATCGTCGCCCTACCAGACTCAATGTTCTACAACACCGGCATCTCCACCTACGTGTGGATCCTGACCAACGACAAGGACGAAGGGGACCGTGGCCTGGTCCGCCTGGTTGACGGTCGGGAGATGGGCACCAAGATGCGCAAGTCGCTGGGAGACAAGCGCAAGGAGCTCACCCCGGACGCGATCGCCGAGCTCACCCGGTTGTATGGCGGCGCGCGGGATGAGTTCGCCGACGACGCGCGGGTGCGGGTGTTGGCGCGGGAGGAGTTCGGCTTCCAGCGCGTCACTGTCGAGCGACCGCTACGGCGAAGGTGGGAAGTCACCCCCGAAGCCGTCGCCAGTGAGCCCTTCGCGCGATTTGCGGATTTGGTGGGGCGCCGGTTCGAAACCGAGAAGGCCCTGCTGGCCGAGGTGACCGAGTTATCGACGAAGGACAAGAAGGCCTTCGCCAAAGCCTGCGCGATCGCTGACCCGGACGCGCCCGTCATCGAGAAGAAGGGCAAGCCCGAGCCAGACCCTGACCTCCGAGACCAGGAGAACGTACCCCTGCCCGAGGGCTTCTTCGACCTCGACGAAGCCAGCCGCCTGGCCGTCATGGAGAAGGAGGCCGAGCGCCACCTCACCGACGAGATCCACCTGTACGTCCCCGATGCGTGGATCGACCACACCAAGACCAAGGTCGGCGTCGAGATCCCCTTCACCCGACAGTTCTACCTCTACCAGCCGCCACGGCCCGTCAAGGAGATCGCAGCCGAGATCAAGGAGTTGGAGACGCAGATCCAGAGCTGGATGAAGGGCCTTGGGCTGTGA
- a CDS encoding MarP family serine protease, whose product MTGALVLDIVLLLALAAYVSGMYRTGLVAGAFSLVGFLGGGLLALWVLPGVLARSDLAGGDPLRSGVLLVVGVLIAAALGQSFGAMIGLRLRSWVRFRPARALDSLLGGVAALLVGAAVAWLAASAVVGAFPGAAQPVAGSKVIQTIDRAMPAPADTVLGGVYRALGANDFPRVFTGVRPEAIRPVEPPPSGVAAGPGIDQAANSVVKVSGLAAGCGRGQTGSGWVAAPHRVVTNAHVVAGVDQPSVQVAGSGQTYPATTVAFDPRRDVAVLAVPDLTAPSLPTGEPQSHGDEVVVAGFPLGGPYDLKAGRVRELITARGAGIDGTPGVNRQVYAVNTRVEQGNSGGPLLSPTGQVVGTIFAKSQANRDTGYALTLEETRPVLDRAARATEPVSTGSCAA is encoded by the coding sequence ATGACCGGAGCACTCGTCCTGGACATCGTCCTGCTCCTCGCGCTCGCCGCCTACGTGAGCGGCATGTACCGCACCGGCCTCGTCGCCGGCGCCTTCTCCCTCGTCGGCTTCCTCGGTGGCGGCCTGCTCGCGCTGTGGGTGCTGCCCGGCGTCCTCGCCCGCTCGGACCTGGCCGGCGGGGACCCCCTTCGCAGCGGTGTCCTGCTCGTCGTCGGCGTCCTCATCGCTGCGGCGCTCGGCCAGTCGTTCGGCGCGATGATCGGCCTCCGCCTGCGCTCGTGGGTGCGCTTCCGGCCGGCCCGGGCGCTCGACTCGCTCCTCGGCGGTGTCGCAGCCCTCCTCGTCGGCGCCGCCGTCGCGTGGTTGGCGGCCTCGGCCGTCGTCGGAGCCTTCCCGGGCGCCGCGCAGCCCGTGGCCGGATCCAAGGTCATCCAGACCATCGACCGTGCGATGCCGGCGCCCGCGGACACGGTGCTCGGCGGTGTCTACCGGGCCCTGGGTGCCAACGACTTCCCGCGCGTCTTCACCGGTGTCCGGCCGGAAGCGATCCGACCGGTCGAGCCACCCCCGTCGGGGGTGGCCGCGGGCCCGGGCATCGACCAGGCGGCCAACTCCGTGGTCAAGGTGAGTGGCCTGGCGGCCGGCTGCGGGCGCGGTCAGACCGGCAGTGGGTGGGTGGCGGCGCCCCACCGGGTCGTGACGAACGCGCACGTCGTCGCCGGCGTGGACCAGCCCTCGGTCCAGGTCGCCGGGAGCGGGCAGACCTACCCGGCGACGACGGTCGCCTTCGACCCGCGACGGGACGTCGCCGTCCTCGCCGTACCCGACCTGACGGCCCCGTCGCTGCCCACGGGGGAGCCGCAGTCGCACGGTGACGAGGTGGTGGTCGCCGGCTTCCCCCTCGGGGGGCCCTATGACCTCAAGGCGGGCCGAGTCCGTGAGCTCATCACCGCACGGGGAGCCGGCATCGACGGCACGCCGGGTGTCAACCGGCAGGTCTACGCGGTCAACACCCGGGTGGAGCAGGGCAACTCCGGCGGGCCCCTGCTGTCACCGACCGGTCAGGTCGTCGGCACGATCTTCGCGAAGTCCCAGGCGAACCGGGACACCGGGTACGCACTCACCCTCGAGGAGACCCGGCCCGTTCTCGACCGCGCGGCCCGGGCCACCGAACCGGTGTCCACGGGGTCCTGCGCGGCCTAG
- a CDS encoding histidine phosphatase family protein — MRLLLIRHGQTPHNVTGALDTAFPGAGLTGLGHVQARAVPDVLTEAVSGVYASPLVRTQLTAEPLALARGVDIRVRKGLEEISAGELELRSDEGSREAYIAALVRWMGGDLDYVLGGGESGRGFLARYTSAVEAIAAEHSDGETVALFSHGAAIRVFATAAARLTAARAADLSIMNTGMGVLEGDPRSGWRLAGWSSEPLGGLDLEDPEAQDVTGESAEEVLDD; from the coding sequence GTGCGACTCCTCCTCATCCGTCACGGCCAGACGCCCCACAACGTCACGGGGGCGCTCGACACCGCCTTCCCCGGAGCCGGCCTGACCGGTCTGGGGCACGTGCAGGCCCGCGCCGTCCCCGACGTGCTGACGGAGGCCGTCTCCGGCGTCTACGCCTCACCCCTCGTGCGGACCCAGCTGACGGCCGAGCCGCTCGCGCTCGCGCGCGGCGTCGACATCCGGGTGCGCAAGGGCCTCGAGGAGATCTCCGCCGGTGAGCTGGAGCTGCGCTCGGACGAGGGGTCCCGCGAGGCCTACATCGCCGCCCTCGTGCGGTGGATGGGCGGCGACCTCGACTACGTGCTCGGTGGTGGGGAGAGCGGTCGCGGCTTCCTGGCCCGGTACACCTCGGCGGTGGAGGCGATCGCCGCCGAGCACTCCGACGGGGAGACGGTCGCGCTCTTCAGCCACGGTGCGGCCATCCGCGTCTTCGCGACGGCGGCCGCGCGCCTGACCGCGGCCCGGGCCGCGGACCTGAGCATCATGAACACCGGCATGGGCGTCCTCGAGGGCGACCCGCGGTCGGGATGGCGCCTGGCCGGCTGGTCCAGCGAGCCGCTCGGGGGCCTCGACCTCGAGGACCCCGAGGCGCAGGACGTCACCGGCGAGAGCGCCGAGGAGGTCCTGGACGACTGA
- a CDS encoding S8 family serine peptidase gives MRGRATGAALGLVLAVVLAGCSLPGGDPPSSSESASSGSSSTSSSAAEAELVETFEQPAKGRDWVVLVEDPQETDRVADDLEQAGLALTSVNRGIGMVTLRSTREDVRASAEDVDGVVQAVTDQGVGWSPDEEPTSSPEDTEPADSTLQPPAPPEGGDPFDGWLWGMAEINAAEARSVTTGSPDVRVGVIDTGVDSSHPDLVERVDAERSRSFVTDIPGLDGACEHDGCVDPVGSDDNGHGTHVAGTIAASANGLGVQGLAPEVGIVDLRAGQDAGYFFLGPVANAITAGAGQELDVLNMSFYVDPWLYSCPGGAPEDSPAQAAAQDVTIELMRRSLELAHEQGVTLVTAAGNNSRDLADPGTDNTSPNFGGSTHERTLNRDCRQLPLDGPHVIGVSSIDEDLTRSGFSNYTSDPGSDDVALAAPGGTGDDNGLPILSTASRDELLATGDVDDRGRVTVSGAQKGIVRGCPEGIGRGEPDPDAQCGLYTWLMGTSMAAPHVSGAAALVISENDGPMAPDEVVQTLRRSARDHGCTAPGSDEDGGGGTSAVCTGTTERNGFFGDGILDAAAAVR, from the coding sequence ATGCGTGGACGAGCGACCGGGGCGGCACTGGGGCTCGTGCTCGCCGTCGTGCTCGCCGGGTGCTCCCTGCCCGGCGGGGACCCCCCTTCGTCATCGGAGTCGGCGTCGTCGGGGTCGTCGTCCACCTCCTCGAGTGCGGCGGAGGCGGAGCTCGTCGAGACCTTCGAGCAGCCGGCGAAGGGCCGCGACTGGGTGGTCCTCGTCGAGGACCCGCAGGAGACCGACCGCGTCGCCGACGACCTCGAGCAGGCCGGCCTCGCGCTGACCTCGGTCAACAGGGGCATCGGCATGGTGACTCTGCGCAGCACCCGGGAGGACGTGCGGGCGAGCGCCGAGGACGTCGACGGGGTGGTGCAGGCCGTGACCGACCAGGGCGTCGGCTGGTCGCCCGACGAGGAGCCCACCTCCTCCCCCGAGGACACCGAGCCGGCGGACAGCACGCTGCAGCCCCCGGCTCCGCCGGAGGGTGGCGACCCCTTCGACGGGTGGCTGTGGGGCATGGCGGAGATCAACGCGGCCGAGGCCCGGTCGGTCACCACCGGCAGCCCCGACGTCCGCGTCGGCGTCATCGACACCGGCGTCGACTCGAGCCACCCCGACCTCGTCGAGCGCGTGGACGCGGAGCGCTCGCGGTCCTTCGTCACCGACATCCCCGGTCTCGACGGAGCGTGCGAGCACGACGGGTGCGTCGACCCCGTCGGCAGCGACGACAACGGGCACGGCACCCACGTCGCGGGCACGATCGCCGCCTCGGCCAACGGGCTGGGCGTGCAGGGCCTCGCCCCCGAGGTCGGCATCGTCGACCTGCGCGCCGGCCAGGACGCCGGCTACTTCTTCCTCGGCCCCGTCGCCAACGCGATCACCGCCGGCGCCGGGCAGGAGCTCGACGTGCTCAACATGAGCTTCTACGTCGACCCCTGGCTCTACTCCTGCCCCGGCGGTGCTCCGGAGGACTCCCCCGCCCAGGCCGCCGCGCAGGACGTGACCATCGAGCTGATGCGTCGGTCCCTCGAGCTCGCCCACGAGCAGGGCGTCACGCTCGTCACGGCCGCCGGCAACAACTCCCGCGACCTCGCGGACCCGGGCACCGACAACACGAGCCCCAACTTCGGTGGCAGCACGCACGAGCGCACGCTGAACCGGGACTGCCGGCAGCTGCCCCTCGACGGACCGCACGTCATCGGCGTCTCCTCGATCGACGAGGACCTCACCCGCAGCGGCTTCTCCAACTACACGTCCGACCCCGGTTCGGACGACGTCGCGCTCGCGGCGCCGGGCGGCACGGGCGACGACAACGGCCTGCCCATCCTCTCCACGGCATCGCGCGACGAGCTGCTCGCCACTGGAGACGTCGACGACCGGGGGCGGGTGACCGTCTCCGGGGCCCAGAAAGGGATCGTGCGCGGCTGCCCCGAGGGCATCGGCCGGGGCGAGCCGGACCCCGACGCGCAGTGCGGCCTGTACACGTGGCTGATGGGCACGTCGATGGCCGCCCCGCACGTCAGCGGGGCCGCCGCACTCGTCATCAGCGAGAACGACGGCCCGATGGCTCCCGACGAGGTCGTGCAGACCCTGCGCCGCAGCGCCCGCGACCACGGGTGCACCGCGCCCGGCAGCGATGAGGACGGTGGCGGCGGCACCAGCGCCGTGTGCACCGGCACCACGGAGCGCAACGGCTTCTTCGGCGACGGGATCCTCGACGCGGCCGCGGCCGTGCGCTGA
- a CDS encoding iron ABC transporter permease: protein MSHDRPGGRRVPVRPLLVLLLALTIGSAVLSLALGSEPLAVSGVLDVLRARLAGTPGLDPTLDTIVWDLRAPRVVTGMVVGAGLAMAGACMQTLVRNPLADPYLLGVSSGAGVGATLVIVLGVLGGLGVWALSLGALAGALAATALVFGISMWQGGITPLRLVLTGVVMSAAFSSVSSFLVFVSADPRATQSVLFWLLGSLSGSVWDRVLPSAVVVALAMVVLMALHSWLDALAAGADVAAGLGVPVRTLRIGLFVITSVLVGVLVAVSGGIGFVGLVVPHLARILVGALHRSVLPVAAVGGALFLLWVDVAARVVVRPQEIPLSVVTGLVGAPIFLLLLGRRHYTYSGGGE from the coding sequence ATGTCCCACGACCGACCCGGCGGGCGCCGTGTGCCCGTCCGCCCTCTCCTCGTCCTCCTCCTCGCGCTGACCATCGGCAGCGCGGTGCTCTCCCTCGCGCTCGGCTCGGAGCCGCTCGCGGTCTCCGGGGTGCTCGACGTGCTCCGCGCCCGTCTCGCCGGCACGCCCGGTCTGGACCCGACCCTCGACACGATCGTCTGGGACCTGCGGGCCCCGCGGGTCGTCACGGGCATGGTCGTCGGGGCCGGTCTGGCGATGGCCGGAGCCTGCATGCAGACCCTCGTGCGCAACCCGCTGGCCGACCCCTACCTCCTGGGGGTCTCCTCGGGCGCCGGTGTGGGGGCGACCCTCGTCATCGTGCTCGGCGTCCTCGGCGGCCTCGGCGTGTGGGCGCTGTCGCTCGGTGCCCTCGCTGGTGCCCTCGCGGCGACGGCCCTCGTCTTCGGCATCTCGATGTGGCAGGGCGGCATCACCCCCCTTCGCCTCGTGCTGACGGGTGTCGTGATGTCCGCCGCCTTCTCGTCCGTCTCGAGCTTCCTCGTCTTCGTCAGCGCCGATCCGCGGGCGACCCAGTCGGTGCTCTTCTGGCTCCTCGGGAGCCTCTCCGGGTCGGTGTGGGACCGCGTCCTGCCCTCGGCGGTCGTCGTGGCCCTCGCGATGGTGGTGCTCATGGCCCTGCACTCGTGGCTCGATGCGCTGGCGGCCGGGGCGGACGTCGCCGCCGGGCTCGGCGTGCCGGTGAGGACCCTGCGCATCGGTCTCTTCGTCATCACCTCGGTGCTCGTCGGTGTGCTCGTGGCCGTCTCCGGCGGCATCGGCTTCGTCGGCCTCGTCGTGCCGCACCTCGCCCGCATCCTCGTCGGGGCACTGCACCGCAGCGTGCTGCCGGTCGCCGCGGTGGGCGGGGCCCTCTTCCTGCTCTGGGTCGACGTCGCCGCCCGCGTCGTCGTGCGACCCCAGGAGATCCCGCTGAGCGTCGTCACCGGCCTCGTCGGTGCCCCGATCTTCCTGCTGCTCCTCGGTCGGCGTCACTACACCTACTCGGGGGGCGGCGAATGA